GCACCGGCCCCTGTGGAGATCAAAGTGGCGGTGCCTGCACCGTCTGTTCCGGCATCCATCCCGGCGGAGTCTTTGCAAAAAGAGCTGCAAACGACCCTGGCCGAAGCACTGTTCTTGCAGCCGAGCGACGTCGACGTGAACAAGGCATTCGTGGACATGGGGCTGGACTCCATCGTCGGTGTGGAATGGGTTCGCGTGATCAATCAACAGTACGGAACGGACATCCCGGCGACCAAAGTCTATGACTACCCGACCATCCGCGAGTTTGCCGGCTACATCGCAAACGTGTTGAGCAAAAACGCACCAAGAGCGGTAACGGCACCAGCGCCGACGCCTGTACCAACGCCTGTACCAACGCCTGTACCAACGCCTGTACCGCAAATCGAAGCTCCCAAGGCGGCTCCTTCTGTCTCGGTGGCCACCCTGCACGAAGAATTGCGAGCAAGTCTCGCAGACGCGTTGTTCCTACAAGTGGCCGACATCGACCTCGACAAAAAGTTCGTGGACATGGGGCTGGATTCCATCGTCGGAGTGGAATGGATTCGCGTGATCAACCAGCAGTACGGAACGGACATCCCGGCGACCAAAGTCTATGACTACCCGACCGTCCGCGAATTGGCCACCTATCTGTCAAAATCCTTGAAGGTGCAGCCAAGCGAACCTAGCCAGCCAGAGATCAAAACGGCGAGTCCGATCCCCAGTGCCCCGTCCGCAGAGGCGTTGCAAGAAGAACTGCGCACCAGTCTCGCAGACGCGCTGTTCCTGCAGGCAAGCGACATCGACCTCGACAGGAAGTTCGTCGACATGGGCCTGGACTCCATCGTCGGAGTGGAATGGATTCGCGTAATCAACCAGCAATATGGCACGGACATCCCTGCGACCAAAGTCTACGACTACCCGACCCTTCGCGAATTCGCCGCCTACTTGAGAAAGCAGCTGCACAAGCATCCGATCGCGGAACAGTCGGCAACGGAGCTCTCCGTAGACGATCTGCTCTTGCAGGTGTATGAAGGGAATCTCGACAGCGAACAAGCCGATCAATTGCTTCAGCAGTTCAAAATCAAGGAGGAAGTAAAATGACCAAACAAGAGATCTTTGAAGTCGTCATCCGCAATACCCGTGAAGTGCTCCCGGAGCTGGAAGGCCACACCTTCCAGCCGACGGACCAACTAGCCAATCTTGGCGCGAATTCGGTGGATCGCGCGGAGATCGTCATGATAACCATCGAAGAGCTGGACCTGAAAATCCCGCGCGTCGAGCTGTCCACGGCGAAAAACATCGGTGAACTGGTCGAGGTCCTTTATGGCAAGCTCCAGACCGCCTGAGTTGCTCATCACGGGCCTTGGCGTCACCTCGGCCATCGGGCAGGGCAAGTCGGATTTTACCTCCGCTCTGCTGGCAGGTCGCCATGCGTTCGGCGTGATGCAACGCCCGGGCAGACAAAAAGGAACCTCCTTCCTCGGAGCGGAGGTTCCTTCCTTGTCCCTTCCGGAGCGTTTTACCAAACGGCTGTTGCGCACGCTCTCTTTTTCCGGGCAAGTGGCGCTGGGCACCTTGCATGAGGCGTGGGACGAAGCGGAGCTCAGCACGGTCGAC
The window above is part of the Brevibacillus antibioticus genome. Proteins encoded here:
- a CDS encoding acyl carrier protein; the protein is MTKQEIFEVVIRNTREVLPELEGHTFQPTDQLANLGANSVDRAEIVMITIEELDLKIPRVELSTAKNIGELVEVLYGKLQTA